A genome region from Crossiella equi includes the following:
- a CDS encoding glucarate dehydratase family protein, which yields MTAGTRIRRVTITPIAFRDPPLLNSAGVHEPWALRSVVEVETEDGVTGLGESYGDAGHLARMDAAVPLIVGQDVYALNAIHAAVAKSLGGVAGSDKHGLTGDFTSGGTVDRVFSPFEVACLDIQGKILGRPVHDLLGGKVRDAVPYSAYLFYKWAGHPGAEPDEWGEALDPAGMVAQTRKMVAEYGFGSIKLKGGVFEPDEEIAAIHALREAFPEHPLRIDPNCAWSVPTSLRVAKELDGVLEYLEDPTPGINGMSEVAKQASMPLATNMCVVSFDQLPEAVAKDAVQVILSDHHYWGGLTRSRHLGAICDTFGIGLSMHSNSHLGISLVAMTHLAAATPNLTYACDTHYPWNAQDEVIEPGAVSFVDGSMRVPDGPGLGISLDRDQLARLHENFVKCGLTVRDDTGYMRKFQPDYERKRPRW from the coding sequence GTGACCGCGGGGACCCGGATCCGCCGGGTCACCATCACCCCGATCGCCTTCCGCGACCCGCCGCTGCTGAACTCCGCGGGCGTGCACGAACCGTGGGCGCTGCGCTCGGTCGTCGAGGTCGAGACCGAGGACGGCGTCACCGGCCTCGGCGAGAGCTACGGCGACGCCGGGCACCTGGCCCGCATGGACGCCGCCGTACCGCTCATCGTCGGCCAGGACGTCTACGCCCTCAACGCCATCCACGCCGCGGTGGCGAAGTCCCTGGGCGGCGTGGCGGGCTCGGACAAGCACGGCCTCACCGGCGACTTCACCTCCGGCGGCACGGTCGACCGCGTGTTCTCCCCGTTCGAGGTGGCCTGCCTGGACATCCAGGGCAAGATCCTCGGCCGCCCGGTGCACGACCTGCTCGGCGGCAAGGTCCGGGACGCGGTGCCCTACAGCGCCTACCTGTTCTACAAGTGGGCCGGGCACCCCGGGGCCGAGCCGGACGAGTGGGGCGAGGCCCTGGACCCGGCCGGGATGGTCGCGCAGACGCGGAAGATGGTGGCGGAGTACGGCTTCGGCTCGATCAAGCTCAAGGGCGGCGTGTTCGAGCCCGACGAGGAGATCGCCGCGATCCACGCCCTGCGCGAGGCCTTCCCCGAGCACCCGCTGCGCATCGACCCGAACTGCGCCTGGTCGGTGCCGACCTCGCTGCGCGTGGCCAAGGAGCTGGACGGCGTCCTGGAGTACCTGGAGGACCCCACCCCCGGCATCAACGGCATGTCCGAGGTGGCCAAGCAGGCCTCGATGCCGTTGGCCACCAACATGTGCGTGGTCTCCTTCGACCAGCTGCCCGAGGCGGTGGCCAAGGACGCGGTGCAGGTCATCCTGTCCGACCACCACTACTGGGGCGGCCTGACCCGCTCCCGGCACCTCGGCGCCATCTGCGACACCTTCGGCATCGGCCTGTCCATGCACTCCAACTCGCACCTGGGCATCAGCCTGGTCGCGATGACGCACCTGGCCGCCGCCACGCCGAACCTGACCTACGCCTGCGACACGCACTACCCGTGGAACGCCCAGGACGAGGTCATCGAACCCGGTGCGGTGTCCTTCGTGGACGGTTCGATGCGCGTGCCCGACGGCCCCGGCCTGGGCATCTCGCTGGACCGCGACCAGCTGGCCCGCCTGCACGAGAACTTCGTCAAGTGCGGTCTGACCGTGCGCGACGACACCGGCTACATGCGGAAGTTCCAGCCCGACTACGAGAGGAAGCGTCCCCGGTGGTGA
- a CDS encoding carbohydrate ABC transporter permease: MTTTELRPAPPSTPERPAPAKRRVGVAQRCETALGWATPRSSPGGTIGRILLCAAAFLLFCGPLITVVSGAFDFSPDPTKLSLLPNEPSMVNFDKATEKGIWDYLLNSLVIAGGGLLLQVSVSVFAAYALARKKFRGQAIVMLAVLTTMMLPEEVIAIPLSLVIGDLPVLGISLKGTLLGVILPLGAWGFSIFVMTEFMREIPLELEEAARVDGAGEFRVFAQIVVPLCRPALGVIAVFGFTMIWDQYLLPLIVATDPGDYTLTVALATLRSDEMVGPGVVLAGALLALVPSLVVYLSLQKSFLRGITSGAVKG; the protein is encoded by the coding sequence ATGACCACCACCGAGCTGCGCCCGGCACCTCCGTCCACACCGGAGCGCCCCGCCCCCGCCAAACGCCGGGTCGGGGTCGCCCAGCGCTGCGAGACCGCGCTCGGCTGGGCCACGCCCCGCTCCTCCCCGGGCGGTACGATCGGCCGGATCCTGTTGTGCGCGGCCGCTTTCCTGCTCTTCTGCGGCCCGCTCATCACCGTGGTCTCGGGTGCCTTCGACTTCAGCCCGGACCCCACCAAGCTGTCCCTGCTGCCCAACGAGCCGTCGATGGTCAACTTCGACAAGGCCACCGAGAAGGGCATCTGGGACTACCTGCTGAACTCGCTGGTCATCGCGGGCGGCGGGCTGCTGCTCCAGGTCAGCGTGAGCGTGTTCGCCGCCTACGCGCTGGCGCGCAAGAAGTTCCGCGGCCAGGCCATCGTGATGCTGGCCGTGCTGACCACGATGATGCTGCCCGAGGAGGTCATCGCGATCCCGCTGTCGCTGGTGATCGGCGACCTCCCGGTGCTGGGCATCAGCCTCAAGGGCACGCTGCTCGGCGTGATCCTCCCGTTGGGCGCCTGGGGTTTCTCCATCTTCGTGATGACCGAGTTCATGCGCGAGATCCCCCTGGAGCTGGAGGAGGCCGCCCGCGTGGACGGCGCCGGGGAGTTCCGCGTGTTCGCCCAGATCGTGGTGCCGTTGTGCCGTCCCGCGCTCGGTGTGATCGCGGTGTTCGGCTTCACCATGATCTGGGACCAGTACCTGTTGCCGTTGATCGTGGCCACCGATCCCGGCGACTACACGCTCACCGTGGCCCTGGCCACCCTCCGCTCCGATGAGATGGTCGGGCCCGGTGTCGTGCTGGCGGGTGCGCTGCTCGCGCTGGTGCCCAGCCTCGTGGTGTACCTGTCTCTACAGAAGTCGTTCCTGCGCGGCATCACCAGTGGTGCCGTGAAGGGATAG
- a CDS encoding carbohydrate ABC transporter permease, translating into MTITDVGSAASGGGAVGSHPARRRPPRRRLAATLVPWLFLLPALLLFTVFKYVPMAEGIRLSLFEVRPFLGDLWVGLDNYTRVLTDERFHNALSNTVILAVGQTLGAMLIGFALALLLEGTARSLWFVRSAVFLPVVAATAVVGEIWRLLYYPAEGGFLNSVLSWVGLGPSTFLDHPDTSLWSVMAVGIWKGAPYDMVILLAGLAGIDRQLYESAAIDGATTWQRVRHITLPALRPAVTILLTLASIRGLRVFTEVYVLTGGGPAGSTDVWMTRVFSLGFETSELGLASAGSVILFVVTLLLTLFVQLLRRRREAR; encoded by the coding sequence GTGACCATCACCGACGTGGGCTCGGCGGCTAGTGGCGGCGGTGCCGTCGGGTCCCACCCCGCGAGGCGGCGCCCTCCTCGGCGCCGCCTCGCGGCCACCCTCGTGCCCTGGCTGTTCCTGCTGCCCGCCCTGCTGCTGTTCACCGTCTTCAAGTACGTGCCGATGGCGGAGGGCATCCGGCTGAGCCTGTTCGAGGTGCGCCCGTTCCTGGGCGACCTCTGGGTCGGCCTGGACAACTACACCCGCGTGCTCACCGACGAGCGCTTCCACAACGCGCTGTCCAACACGGTCATCCTCGCGGTCGGCCAGACCCTGGGCGCGATGCTCATCGGCTTCGCCCTGGCCCTGCTGCTGGAGGGCACCGCCCGCTCGCTGTGGTTCGTGCGCTCGGCGGTGTTCCTGCCGGTCGTGGCGGCCACCGCGGTGGTCGGTGAGATCTGGCGGCTGCTGTACTACCCGGCCGAGGGCGGCTTCCTGAACTCGGTGCTGTCCTGGGTGGGCCTGGGCCCGTCCACCTTCCTCGACCACCCGGACACCTCGCTGTGGTCGGTGATGGCGGTCGGCATCTGGAAGGGCGCGCCCTACGACATGGTCATCCTGCTCGCGGGCCTGGCCGGGATCGACCGCCAGCTCTACGAGTCGGCGGCCATCGACGGGGCCACCACCTGGCAGCGCGTCCGCCACATCACGCTGCCCGCGCTGCGCCCGGCGGTCACCATCCTGCTGACGCTGGCCTCCATCCGCGGCCTGCGCGTGTTCACCGAGGTCTACGTGCTCACCGGCGGCGGCCCCGCGGGCTCCACCGACGTGTGGATGACACGCGTGTTCTCCCTGGGCTTCGAGACCAGCGAGCTGGGGCTGGCCTCGGCGGGCTCGGTGATCCTGTTCGTGGTCACGCTGCTGCTGACCCTGTTCGTCCAGCTGCTCCGACGGCGCAGGGAGGCGCGATGA
- a CDS encoding NAD-dependent epimerase/dehydratase family protein, with protein sequence MTERILITGSAGGVGTLMRPRLAREGRVLRLLDVAEQPPAAPGEAVEIITASVTDMAAMEAACAGVDAVIHLGGYSLERGWDDILDVNINGTHVVFEAARRQGVPRVIFASSNHAVGFVPRADGEVAGDAVPRPDTNYGVSKAAGEAIASHYADRYGIGAICVRIGSCFEKPRDVRMLSTWLSPADGARLFEAALAFPDPGFRVLWGVSDNTRRWFSLEEAKAIGYVSQDDSEVYAAELLAEHGEPDLTQIPHNLVGGVWVSADFDTAKKEAGR encoded by the coding sequence GTGACCGAACGCATTCTCATCACCGGGTCCGCCGGTGGGGTCGGCACGCTCATGCGGCCGCGGCTGGCCCGGGAGGGCCGTGTGCTGCGCCTGCTGGACGTGGCCGAGCAGCCGCCCGCCGCGCCGGGTGAGGCGGTGGAGATCATCACCGCCTCGGTGACCGACATGGCGGCGATGGAGGCGGCCTGCGCCGGGGTGGACGCGGTGATCCACCTGGGCGGGTACAGCCTGGAACGCGGCTGGGACGACATCCTGGACGTCAACATCAACGGCACGCACGTGGTGTTCGAGGCCGCGCGCCGCCAGGGCGTGCCGCGCGTCATCTTCGCCAGCTCCAACCACGCGGTCGGCTTCGTACCGCGTGCCGACGGCGAGGTCGCCGGCGACGCGGTGCCGCGCCCGGACACCAACTACGGCGTGAGCAAGGCCGCGGGCGAGGCGATCGCCAGCCACTACGCCGACCGGTACGGCATCGGCGCGATCTGCGTGCGCATCGGCTCCTGCTTCGAGAAGCCGCGCGATGTGCGCATGCTGTCCACCTGGCTCTCCCCCGCCGACGGCGCCCGGCTCTTCGAGGCCGCGCTGGCCTTCCCGGACCCGGGTTTCCGCGTGCTGTGGGGAGTCTCGGACAACACCCGCCGCTGGTTCTCCCTGGAGGAGGCCAAGGCCATCGGCTACGTCTCCCAGGACGACTCCGAGGTCTACGCGGCCGAGCTCCTGGCCGAGCACGGCGAGCCCGACCTCACCCAGATCCCGCACAACCTGGTCGGCGGCGTGTGGGTCTCCGCCGACTTCGACACCGCGAAGAAGGAGGCCGGTCGGTGA
- a CDS encoding IclR family transcriptional regulator, with product MTEAVKDAAVAPTRPAAVKSADRTVELLEVLASFDRRLTLTELHRELNYPKSSLYMLLQTLVARGWVEVESDRGTYGIGVRALLVGTSYLDHDPVVRTAIRVMEQVRQEINETVHLARLEGDDVVYLASRESEHHLRVVSRVGRRLPAHSTALGKALLSQRPAEDAAALVPESITPLTANTITDRAALLAQLEEFRRVGYSFEREENTPGLGCFAVALPYRNPVTDAMSCSVPVARLTPEHEKQIVDALLGAARTLTELLRQPGLTPL from the coding sequence ATGACGGAGGCCGTCAAGGACGCCGCGGTCGCCCCCACGCGCCCGGCGGCCGTGAAGTCCGCCGACCGGACGGTGGAGCTGCTGGAGGTCCTGGCCTCCTTCGACCGCAGGCTGACGCTCACCGAGCTGCACCGCGAGCTGAACTACCCCAAGTCCAGCCTGTACATGCTGCTCCAGACGCTGGTGGCGCGCGGCTGGGTCGAGGTCGAGTCCGACCGCGGCACCTACGGCATCGGCGTGCGCGCCCTGCTCGTGGGCACGTCCTACCTCGACCACGACCCCGTGGTGCGCACGGCCATCCGGGTGATGGAGCAGGTGCGCCAGGAGATCAACGAGACCGTGCACCTGGCCCGCCTCGAAGGCGACGACGTGGTGTACCTGGCCAGCCGGGAGTCCGAGCACCACCTGCGCGTGGTCTCCCGCGTCGGCCGCCGCCTGCCCGCGCACAGCACCGCGCTGGGCAAGGCACTGCTGTCCCAGCGCCCGGCGGAGGACGCCGCCGCGCTGGTCCCCGAGTCGATCACACCGTTGACCGCCAACACGATCACCGACCGGGCCGCACTGCTCGCGCAGCTGGAGGAGTTCCGCCGCGTGGGCTACTCCTTCGAGCGCGAGGAGAACACCCCGGGGCTCGGCTGCTTCGCCGTCGCGCTGCCGTACCGCAACCCGGTCACCGACGCCATGAGCTGCTCGGTGCCGGTCGCGCGGCTCACGCCGGAACACGAGAAGCAGATCGTGGACGCGCTGCTGGGTGCCGCGCGCACCTTGACCGAGCTGCTCCGCCAGCCGGGCCTCACTCCACTGTGA
- a CDS encoding 5-dehydro-4-deoxyglucarate dehydratase, producing MQLDGVLFFPVTPFTGTGEVAEDVLAEHVKRGVDAGPGGVFVACGTGEFHALEPGEYERVVRIAVEATAGRVPVLAGTGGALPLARQFAAAAKRAGAEGLLLLPPYLVGSKPEGLAEYVRQVAGSTDLPVIVYQRNNAQFTPETAVAVANIPNVVGFKDGGGDLDLMQRIVLAVRAEVDKPFQFFNGLPTAEMTVPAYRGIGVDLYSSAVFCFAPEISLAFYQAVVDGNTEKVNALLAGFYGPLVALRDKAPGYAVSLVKAAVKQRGLDCGGVRAPLTDPAPEHLDELAEIVAAGLELV from the coding sequence ATGCAGCTGGATGGAGTGTTGTTCTTCCCGGTGACCCCGTTCACCGGGACCGGCGAGGTGGCCGAGGACGTGCTCGCCGAGCACGTCAAGCGCGGAGTGGACGCCGGTCCCGGTGGTGTGTTCGTGGCCTGCGGCACGGGTGAGTTCCACGCGCTGGAACCGGGGGAGTACGAGCGGGTCGTGCGGATCGCGGTGGAGGCCACCGCGGGCCGGGTGCCGGTGCTGGCCGGTACCGGCGGCGCGCTGCCGCTGGCCAGGCAGTTCGCGGCCGCGGCCAAGCGCGCCGGTGCCGAGGGCCTGCTGCTGCTCCCGCCGTACCTGGTCGGCTCCAAGCCCGAGGGCCTCGCGGAGTACGTCCGCCAGGTCGCGGGCAGCACCGACCTGCCGGTGATCGTCTACCAGCGCAACAACGCGCAGTTCACCCCGGAGACCGCGGTCGCCGTGGCGAACATCCCGAACGTGGTGGGCTTCAAGGACGGCGGCGGCGACCTCGACCTGATGCAGCGCATCGTGCTCGCGGTCCGCGCCGAGGTGGACAAGCCGTTCCAGTTCTTCAACGGCCTGCCCACCGCCGAGATGACCGTGCCCGCCTACCGGGGCATCGGCGTGGACCTGTACTCCTCCGCGGTGTTCTGCTTCGCGCCCGAGATCTCCCTGGCCTTCTACCAGGCGGTCGTGGACGGGAACACCGAGAAGGTCAACGCGCTGCTGGCCGGGTTCTACGGCCCGCTGGTCGCCCTGCGCGACAAGGCCCCGGGCTACGCGGTGTCGCTGGTCAAGGCCGCGGTCAAGCAGCGCGGCCTGGACTGCGGCGGCGTGCGCGCCCCGCTGACCGACCCGGCGCCGGAGCACCTGGACGAGCTGGCCGAGATCGTGGCCGCCGGACTGGAGCTGGTGTGA
- a CDS encoding sugar ABC transporter substrate-binding protein has protein sequence MHRRTTRSRTAMAASAVAVGLVLSACTSTGSAPQGDPNAPIEVWTRSSDDTKKVYEKIFAAFTAKTGIKVNYNPPPYNDFDKRVQERAQAKDLPDIAITDTGSLGPYRKQGYLTEVDRTSFAGQEQIVERAWNNGKAADGKYYAVPFSTQAQVLLVRKDWREKVGKPIPTTWDELAALANDFTTKDPDGNGDAKDTFGIVAPGSTDRGYLAWWAANYIWQAGGDILAESGGQYKVAVSSPQTLQAVNWLKGLFCDSKVTLPNALTMITNDAHNYFEQGKAGIYLTGPYMFARFDKAPGKDKYEVIPSPAGPAGSTVLGEGEVVYQMAGSPNPGNQKKLAEFLVSKQAQELGMKAESGQRPVVRLSVNSTVDVKSVYNDPRWDTVAKVYADSARPFPSVPNFQPFRQQTAEALNSIFAKCGDASAELTKLAGNLEKELSNQQKAAQ, from the coding sequence ATGCACCGTCGCACCACCCGGTCCCGCACCGCCATGGCGGCCAGCGCGGTGGCGGTCGGGCTAGTCCTCTCCGCGTGCACCAGCACCGGATCCGCGCCGCAGGGCGACCCGAACGCACCCATCGAGGTGTGGACGCGGAGCTCGGACGACACCAAGAAGGTCTACGAGAAGATCTTCGCGGCGTTCACGGCGAAGACGGGGATCAAGGTCAACTACAACCCGCCGCCGTACAACGACTTCGACAAGCGCGTGCAGGAGCGGGCCCAGGCCAAGGACCTGCCCGACATCGCCATCACCGACACCGGCTCGCTCGGCCCGTACCGCAAGCAGGGCTACCTGACCGAGGTGGACCGCACGTCCTTCGCGGGCCAGGAGCAGATCGTCGAGCGCGCCTGGAACAACGGCAAGGCCGCCGACGGCAAGTACTACGCGGTGCCCTTCTCCACCCAGGCCCAGGTGCTGCTGGTGCGCAAGGACTGGCGCGAGAAGGTCGGCAAGCCCATCCCGACCACCTGGGACGAGCTGGCCGCGCTGGCCAACGATTTCACCACCAAGGACCCGGACGGCAACGGCGACGCGAAGGACACCTTCGGCATCGTGGCGCCCGGCTCCACCGACCGCGGCTACCTGGCCTGGTGGGCGGCGAACTACATCTGGCAGGCGGGCGGCGACATCCTCGCCGAGTCCGGCGGCCAGTACAAGGTCGCGGTGAGCAGCCCGCAGACCCTGCAGGCGGTGAACTGGCTCAAGGGCCTGTTCTGCGACAGCAAGGTCACGCTGCCGAACGCGCTGACCATGATCACCAACGACGCGCACAACTACTTCGAGCAGGGCAAGGCGGGCATCTACCTCACCGGCCCGTACATGTTCGCCCGCTTCGACAAGGCGCCGGGCAAGGACAAGTACGAGGTCATCCCGTCCCCGGCCGGGCCCGCGGGCTCGACCGTGCTGGGCGAGGGCGAGGTCGTCTACCAGATGGCCGGCTCGCCCAACCCGGGCAACCAGAAGAAGCTGGCCGAGTTCCTGGTCAGCAAACAGGCCCAGGAGCTGGGCATGAAGGCCGAGTCGGGGCAGCGCCCGGTCGTGCGGCTGTCGGTCAACAGCACGGTCGATGTGAAGAGCGTCTACAACGACCCGCGCTGGGACACCGTGGCCAAGGTCTACGCCGACAGCGCCCGGCCGTTCCCGAGCGTGCCCAACTTCCAGCCCTTCCGCCAGCAGACCGCGGAAGCCCTGAACTCCATCTTCGCCAAGTGCGGGGACGCCTCCGCTGAGCTGACCAAGCTCGCGGGCAACCTCGAGAAGGAGCTGAGCAACCAGCAGAAGGCGGCTCAGTGA